The Lacrimispora xylanolytica genome has a segment encoding these proteins:
- a CDS encoding DUF1697 domain-containing protein has protein sequence MGNYIALLRGINVGGKNKIAMPELKKMFEEMGYQNVVTYINSGNIIFSCNIDMEEAIKKNCELAIKNYFNLAITVTIISEKDLSDALSHAPTWWDQDAQSKHNAIFVIPPATAEEVIDMVGHSKPEYEQVSYYGQVIFWSAPIQTFSRTRWSKIVGKSAYQSVTIRNANTTKKLLQLFELFRLNN, from the coding sequence ATGGGAAATTATATCGCATTGTTGCGCGGCATAAATGTCGGCGGTAAAAACAAAATAGCGATGCCAGAATTAAAAAAGATGTTTGAAGAGATGGGATATCAAAATGTAGTTACTTATATCAACAGTGGCAATATTATATTTTCATGTAATATAGATATGGAAGAAGCGATTAAAAAAAACTGTGAATTGGCCATTAAAAATTATTTTAATCTAGCTATAACTGTCACGATTATATCTGAAAAGGATTTGTCTGATGCTCTATCCCATGCACCAACCTGGTGGGACCAGGATGCACAGTCAAAACATAATGCAATTTTTGTGATACCTCCTGCCACAGCAGAGGAGGTCATAGATATGGTGGGGCATTCGAAACCGGAGTATGAGCAAGTGAGTTATTACGGGCAGGTGATTTTCTGGTCAGCACCGATTCAAACGTTTTCGAGAACAAGATGGTCAAAGATTGTTGGCAAGTCTGCTTATCAAAGTGTAACAATAAGAAATGCCAATACTACTAAAAAATTATTACAGCTTTTTGAGCTTTTTAGATTAAATAATTGA
- a CDS encoding methyl-accepting chemotaxis protein, protein MINKLKVKKRLLIAFLIVVMFSGLAGVIGIQLIRTTDKEYTRELRDYGFSQGEIGSLGQAFQAHRATVLYIILADNEADAKKQEETLNSQIQLISEKMEKVKEYMKTDSEKKLYQELTEKMKTYEGFRDQTVSLRAKSSTEAMKFFRSNAAPLAAEIGTLINTMLTDKSTAGESMSAKLAGQAEIFMVIMTVIVISSIIASVIIALRITKGITDPLDELKEVADRMAQGELKCSLKYQSEDELGNLADSMRTMMSRISYYMDYISDTTGRMAQGDFNIPNDVEEFKGEFRPVQISIQNLTDSLNDVMGRIAESSDQVANGAEQVASSAQALSQGATEQASAIQELAATITDISNNISLNAENAKETDLQVSNTATELESGKARMQDLTGAMDNISEASSEISKVIKTIEDIAFQTNILALNAAVEAARAGDAGKGFAVVADEVRNLANKSQEASKNTAVLIERALSSIETGNHIARETAESMDRIVHSSQSVAELVYRISSASEEQADAVAQVTLGIDQISSVVQTNSATSEESAAASQEMANQAHMLKALIQRFQLKM, encoded by the coding sequence ATGATAAACAAATTAAAAGTCAAAAAAAGATTATTAATTGCGTTTCTTATCGTAGTAATGTTTTCCGGACTTGCAGGAGTCATCGGAATCCAGCTTATCCGCACTACAGATAAAGAATACACCAGAGAACTTCGGGATTATGGTTTTTCTCAGGGAGAGATTGGAAGTCTGGGACAGGCGTTCCAGGCACACAGAGCCACCGTTCTATACATTATTCTTGCGGATAATGAAGCGGATGCAAAAAAACAGGAAGAGACGTTAAATAGTCAGATTCAATTGATTAGCGAAAAGATGGAAAAGGTCAAGGAATATATGAAGACCGATTCCGAGAAAAAGCTTTATCAGGAACTGACCGAGAAGATGAAGACCTATGAGGGATTTAGAGATCAGACCGTTTCTCTCAGAGCAAAGTCATCCACCGAAGCGATGAAGTTCTTCCGCAGCAATGCAGCACCTCTTGCGGCTGAAATCGGTACTTTAATCAACACCATGCTCACGGATAAGTCGACCGCTGGAGAGTCCATGTCTGCTAAGCTTGCTGGACAGGCGGAAATCTTTATGGTGATTATGACGGTTATTGTTATTTCTTCCATTATAGCATCTGTCATCATCGCACTTCGTATTACAAAAGGAATTACAGATCCTCTTGATGAACTGAAAGAAGTGGCAGACCGTATGGCCCAGGGAGAATTAAAATGCAGCCTAAAATACCAGTCAGAGGATGAGCTTGGTAACCTGGCCGACAGCATGAGAACCATGATGTCACGAATCTCCTACTATATGGATTACATATCTGACACCACCGGACGTATGGCTCAGGGTGATTTTAATATTCCCAATGACGTGGAAGAATTCAAAGGCGAATTCCGGCCCGTTCAGATTTCCATACAAAACCTTACCGACTCTTTAAATGATGTTATGGGAAGAATCGCAGAATCCTCTGATCAGGTGGCTAACGGTGCGGAGCAGGTTGCAAGCAGTGCACAGGCCTTAAGCCAGGGTGCTACTGAACAGGCATCTGCCATTCAGGAGCTGGCTGCTACCATCACTGATATTTCCAATAACATTTCCCTCAATGCGGAAAATGCAAAGGAAACAGATCTCCAGGTATCAAATACTGCCACTGAGTTAGAATCCGGAAAAGCAAGAATGCAGGATTTAACCGGTGCCATGGACAATATAAGCGAAGCCTCCTCTGAGATCAGTAAAGTCATTAAGACCATTGAAGACATCGCATTCCAGACCAATATCCTGGCTTTGAATGCAGCCGTAGAGGCCGCCAGAGCAGGAGACGCCGGCAAAGGCTTTGCCGTGGTCGCCGACGAAGTAAGAAACCTGGCAAACAAGAGTCAGGAAGCATCGAAAAATACCGCCGTTCTCATTGAACGCGCCTTAAGCTCCATTGAAACAGGAAATCACATTGCCAGAGAGACCGCAGAATCCATGGACCGCATCGTTCATTCCTCTCAGTCCGTGGCTGAGCTTGTCTATCGGATTTCCAGTGCTTCTGAGGAACAGGCGGACGCCGTAGCTCAGGTGACCCTTGGAATCGACCAGATCTCAAGTGTAGTACAAACCAACTCAGCTACCTCAGAAGAAAGCGCAGCTGCCAGTCAGGAAATGGCAAACCAGGCACATATGTTAAAGGCTCTGATACAGAGATTTCAGTTAAAGATGTAA
- a CDS encoding bifunctional glycosyltransferase family 2/GtrA family protein, which yields MEILEKNRIILIPAYEPDSRLISYVKELNGHGLHDIVIVNDGSGESHKNIFGTLKEMGCVVLTHKYNQGKGMALKTGYHYIHDTYPDYACIITADADGQHAAEDVFRMANEAVKNPDSLILGERNFKQSGIPAKSLMGNRLTSTIFALFFGRYLPDTQTGLRAFGPMLTELMWGILGERFEYETRVLIYCIRSKVPIVPVEIQTIYENENRGTHFHPIKDSFKIISVITSDFMKFISTSILCAAIDIGLAWLLFDLLRRFLPGADFLRIMTATAAARVVSIGVNYFLNKNLVFCNEHTGTNSLFRYLALCALNMVLSALSVYLLHTYLRMDEKAAKIICDVILFLFNYQLQSRWVFAIRGLNHEP from the coding sequence ATGGAGATTTTGGAAAAAAACAGAATCATTCTCATACCCGCTTATGAACCGGATTCCAGGCTGATATCTTATGTGAAGGAATTAAACGGACATGGGCTGCATGACATCGTAATCGTAAATGACGGTTCAGGAGAATCCCATAAGAATATTTTTGGCACATTGAAGGAAATGGGCTGTGTAGTTCTTACCCATAAATACAATCAGGGAAAAGGAATGGCCCTTAAAACCGGTTATCACTATATCCATGATACCTATCCGGATTATGCCTGTATCATCACGGCAGATGCTGACGGTCAGCATGCGGCCGAGGATGTGTTTCGTATGGCCAATGAAGCTGTAAAAAATCCGGACAGCCTTATATTAGGGGAGCGGAATTTTAAACAATCAGGAATACCAGCAAAATCTCTTATGGGAAACCGGCTGACCTCAACCATATTTGCCTTGTTCTTTGGCCGCTACCTTCCCGACACTCAGACCGGCTTACGGGCGTTTGGACCAATGCTGACAGAACTTATGTGGGGAATCTTAGGAGAGCGGTTCGAGTATGAAACCAGAGTCTTAATCTATTGTATCCGATCAAAGGTTCCCATCGTACCGGTTGAGATTCAGACCATATATGAGAATGAGAACAGAGGCACACATTTTCACCCCATAAAGGACAGCTTTAAGATTATATCTGTAATCACCTCGGATTTTATGAAGTTTATTTCTACCAGCATTCTCTGCGCTGCCATTGATATAGGACTGGCCTGGCTCCTCTTTGACCTGTTACGGCGTTTTTTGCCGGGGGCTGACTTTTTAAGAATAATGACTGCCACAGCAGCAGCAAGAGTGGTATCCATTGGTGTTAATTATTTCTTAAATAAGAACCTGGTGTTCTGCAATGAGCACACCGGAACGAATTCCCTCTTCCGGTACCTGGCTTTGTGCGCCTTAAATATGGTGCTATCTGCGTTAAGCGTCTACCTTCTTCATACCTATCTGCGTATGGATGAAAAGGCAGCAAAGATTATTTGTGATGTGATTTTGTTTCTTTTTAATTATCAGCTGCAATCTCGCTGGGTATTTGCAATCAGAGGATTAAACCATGAGCCATGA
- the corA gene encoding magnesium/cobalt transporter CorA has protein sequence MDSKDTIQPGSADRKNQSNNAPDITDKITIEIIEYSPTSYKTYQKNLRDLEHLKALKNIPEHSVRWINVDGVDDETALKALGNSFHIHPLIIQSILSPNERAKIEEYKDSLHVTAKMLYYSKNELVVEKLNLILGPNYVITFGEISGDVFDGIRNHVKAEGSPVRNYGGDYLMYLILDALAESYFDILETLKEQIDSLEDRVMEKTDQDHLLEIRRIKKELMKISKYIWPLRDVASLLGREAMELIRPATEPYLRDVYNRIVQAIDTTEICRDLLSGLADLHLSNTSNRLNEIMKVLTVISTIFIPLTFIAGIYGMNFAYMPELKLPWGYAATWGVMLAIAGCMIYYFKKKKWF, from the coding sequence ATGGATTCAAAGGATACGATACAGCCCGGTAGTGCTGACAGGAAAAATCAAAGTAATAATGCCCCTGACATTACAGACAAGATTACAATAGAAATCATTGAATACAGTCCAACAAGCTATAAGACATACCAAAAGAACCTCAGGGATTTAGAACATTTAAAGGCGTTAAAAAATATTCCGGAGCACAGTGTGCGATGGATTAATGTTGATGGTGTGGATGATGAGACCGCGCTAAAGGCTTTGGGCAATTCCTTTCATATTCACCCACTGATTATACAAAGCATCTTAAGTCCCAATGAACGGGCAAAGATTGAGGAATATAAAGATTCTCTTCACGTGACCGCTAAAATGCTATATTACTCTAAAAATGAACTGGTGGTGGAAAAGTTAAATCTGATTCTTGGACCCAACTATGTAATTACCTTTGGGGAAATTTCAGGTGATGTGTTTGACGGCATACGAAACCATGTGAAGGCTGAGGGATCTCCGGTGAGAAATTATGGTGGGGATTATCTTATGTATTTGATTTTAGATGCCCTGGCAGAGAGCTATTTTGATATTCTGGAGACCTTAAAAGAACAGATTGATTCTCTTGAGGACCGGGTGATGGAGAAAACTGACCAGGACCATCTCTTAGAAATCAGAAGAATCAAAAAAGAGCTGATGAAAATAAGTAAATATATCTGGCCCTTAAGAGATGTGGCCTCCCTGTTAGGACGGGAAGCCATGGAACTGATACGCCCCGCCACAGAACCTTATTTAAGGGATGTTTACAACCGTATTGTTCAGGCCATTGATACAACGGAAATATGCCGGGATCTTCTCTCTGGTCTGGCAGACCTTCATTTATCCAATACCAGCAACCGGCTCAACGAGATCATGAAGGTTTTGACTGTCATATCTACCATATTTATACCTCTGACCTTTATTGCCGGAATCTATGGCATGAATTTTGCCTATATGCCGGAGCTAAAACTGCCATGGGGGTATGCCGCCACCTGGGGGGTAATGCTGGCTATTGCTGGCTGTATGATTTATTACTTTAAGAAAAAGAAATGGTTTTAA
- a CDS encoding glycosyltransferase family 2 protein — MSHEEKKRNIFFIITMILMTLYLGWRIFFTLPIHEGILNLISGVLLVGAEMITVFTTFELFYQKMRLNKFQLERPVVSEEHYPHVDVFIATHNEPVDILYKTVNACTFMEYPDKDKVHICLCDDGDRQAVKELADQFGIGYLGLSGNKEAKSGNYNNALKNTSSPLIATFDADMIPQRMFLMKTVPYFFLSKFKKEDGTWRLRREDEMESAIKLGLVQTPQSFYNPDLFQFNLYAEGNIPNEQDFFSKEVNIMRNSSNAVAYTGSNTVILREGMEEIGGFPLKTITEDLETSIRLQKAGYVTYATDEVLAAGLTTTTIKSMLKQRVRWARGVIQSLQNTHAICTKKLRFKARITYLNSFLYWWSFFNRLIFIISPVLFALFDFQIVNASFWDVVIIWLPAYFFYSLSMRYLSGNIRNQRWSQVIDTIFMPYLILPVVLETLHIHERTFKVTNKKKEGDGTGYNLILFALPHVILLALSLAAMIRFVHGKYGSALFYSSVIIFWISYNMVALCYAILFMSGRKAYRFSERIGAEETILIEDGNKQYEAKTIDVSDTGVSFSSKTPIYLPGDKTIHFTIVTPYYKAKLLGKIVYVKEYKGGWRYSAEVKPVNEESKRQFMQVIYDRNHTLPKQMDLWITAYDDLIRNMKMRTSRPVSDKRALPRIILDQKIVFKNGGACRLKSFNYKYFSVVDFVTESKDDRFLYKTKSGIMLVLKRTGKLVKHSSEELFELVNLNQLMKKDQINQVLMDLTSAEENGE, encoded by the coding sequence ATGAGCCATGAAGAGAAAAAGAGAAATATATTTTTTATTATAACGATGATTCTCATGACGCTGTATTTGGGCTGGCGCATCTTCTTTACGCTGCCCATTCATGAAGGAATCCTTAACCTCATATCTGGAGTTCTCCTTGTGGGTGCTGAGATGATTACCGTATTTACCACCTTCGAGCTCTTTTATCAAAAGATGAGGCTTAATAAGTTCCAGCTGGAGCGCCCTGTAGTTTCTGAGGAACATTATCCCCATGTGGATGTGTTTATTGCCACTCACAATGAGCCTGTTGATATCCTTTATAAAACCGTCAATGCCTGCACCTTTATGGAATATCCGGATAAGGATAAGGTGCACATTTGCCTCTGTGACGACGGAGACCGACAAGCGGTTAAGGAGCTGGCAGACCAGTTTGGCATCGGGTACCTGGGACTGTCTGGAAATAAAGAGGCAAAATCTGGTAACTACAACAATGCCCTTAAGAATACCTCCTCCCCCCTTATTGCCACCTTTGACGCGGACATGATTCCTCAGCGCATGTTCCTAATGAAAACAGTCCCCTACTTTTTTCTGTCTAAGTTTAAGAAAGAGGATGGCACCTGGAGGTTACGGCGGGAGGATGAAATGGAATCTGCCATAAAGCTGGGTCTGGTCCAGACACCTCAAAGCTTTTATAACCCTGATTTATTTCAGTTTAACTTATATGCGGAGGGAAACATCCCAAACGAACAGGATTTTTTTTCCAAAGAAGTCAATATAATGAGAAATTCCTCCAATGCCGTTGCTTATACCGGAAGCAATACCGTTATTTTAAGAGAAGGTATGGAAGAAATCGGCGGATTTCCATTAAAGACCATTACAGAAGACTTAGAGACCAGCATACGTCTGCAGAAAGCAGGCTATGTCACCTATGCAACGGATGAAGTCCTCGCTGCAGGTCTGACCACCACCACCATAAAAAGTATGTTAAAGCAGAGAGTGCGCTGGGCCAGAGGTGTGATCCAGAGCCTTCAGAACACCCATGCCATCTGTACGAAAAAGCTCAGGTTTAAAGCAAGAATCACGTATTTAAACAGCTTTTTATATTGGTGGTCTTTTTTTAACCGTTTGATCTTTATTATATCACCTGTCCTGTTCGCCCTCTTTGATTTTCAGATTGTAAATGCAAGCTTTTGGGATGTGGTGATCATCTGGCTGCCGGCTTATTTTTTTTACAGCCTCTCCATGCGATATTTGTCGGGAAACATCAGAAATCAGCGATGGAGCCAGGTCATCGATACTATTTTCATGCCATATCTTATCCTTCCAGTTGTCCTTGAGACCCTTCATATTCATGAGAGGACCTTTAAAGTAACCAACAAGAAAAAGGAAGGCGATGGTACCGGATATAACCTGATACTCTTTGCCCTTCCCCACGTAATATTGCTTGCCCTGTCTCTGGCAGCCATGATACGTTTTGTTCATGGTAAATATGGTTCGGCTCTGTTTTACAGCAGTGTTATTATTTTTTGGATCTCCTATAACATGGTTGCCCTTTGTTATGCTATACTCTTTATGTCAGGTAGAAAAGCTTACCGGTTCAGTGAACGAATCGGTGCGGAAGAAACCATATTGATTGAGGACGGGAACAAACAATATGAGGCGAAGACCATAGATGTATCGGATACCGGAGTCTCTTTTTCTTCTAAGACACCGATTTATCTTCCTGGGGATAAAACCATTCATTTTACTATAGTGACCCCTTATTATAAGGCAAAGCTTTTAGGTAAGATCGTTTATGTGAAGGAGTATAAAGGCGGCTGGCGGTACTCGGCAGAAGTAAAGCCTGTCAATGAGGAGAGCAAACGCCAGTTCATGCAGGTCATTTACGACAGAAACCATACCTTGCCAAAGCAGATGGATTTATGGATTACTGCCTATGACGACCTGATACGAAATATGAAAATGCGTACCAGCAGGCCCGTGTCAGATAAAAGAGCCCTTCCCCGCATCATTCTGGATCAGAAGATCGTATTTAAAAATGGGGGAGCCTGCAGGTTAAAAAGCTTTAATTATAAATACTTTTCCGTGGTAGATTTCGTAACAGAGAGTAAGGATGACCGCTTTCTATACAAAACAAAAAGCGGTATCATGCTGGTGCTTAAAAGGACTGGTAAGCTTGTGAAACATTCATCGGAAGAGCTTTTTGAGTTAGTTAACCTCAATCAGCTTATGAAAAAAGATCAAATCAATCAGGTCCTTATGGACCTTACCAGTGCAGAGGAGAATGGAGAATAA
- a CDS encoding Crp/Fnr family transcriptional regulator produces MAHECSCCNRLCTSRISLFDSLSFEEQKELITKAQHLDYGKGDTIFIENDPADKIMIIRYGKIKINRYSMEGKEFVLDILDEGDFYGEQNIFGGNLLEANAVALGDSGVCMIYLKDIQDLILRKPEIGIKLLHVIGHKLSLANELVRLLSVNNAKARIAGFILFRSNRINSETIELTREDIAAYINVRRETISRKMGELSREGAIALEGNRKVRILKKDLLREAFENDV; encoded by the coding sequence ATGGCTCATGAATGCAGCTGCTGCAACCGACTATGTACGTCCAGAATCTCTCTTTTTGATTCTCTCTCCTTTGAGGAGCAAAAGGAATTGATTACAAAGGCCCAGCATCTGGACTATGGAAAGGGCGATACCATATTTATTGAAAACGATCCAGCTGATAAGATTATGATTATTCGATATGGAAAGATTAAGATTAACCGATATTCCATGGAAGGAAAAGAATTTGTCCTGGATATCCTGGATGAAGGTGATTTTTATGGGGAGCAGAATATTTTTGGCGGAAACCTTTTGGAGGCCAATGCAGTGGCTTTAGGGGACAGCGGAGTCTGTATGATTTATCTCAAGGATATTCAGGATCTGATTTTACGAAAGCCGGAAATAGGAATTAAGCTTCTTCATGTCATCGGCCACAAGCTTTCCCTGGCCAATGAACTGGTACGTTTACTTTCTGTGAACAATGCAAAAGCAAGAATCGCAGGTTTTATTCTATTTCGAAGCAACCGAATCAACAGCGAGACCATAGAACTGACCAGAGAAGACATTGCTGCCTATATCAATGTGCGAAGAGAGACCATCAGCCGAAAGATGGGGGAGCTCTCCCGGGAAGGAGCCATTGCTTTAGAGGGAAATCGTAAGGTACGGATCTTAAAGAAAGACCTGTTAAGAGAAGCCTTTGAAAACGATGTGTAA
- a CDS encoding VOC family protein, with protein MKVGEVCFMTSDVIRLSEFYKTLLGVENGSSDPVHQAILTEETSLTIYNDGLVRNVNPHNICIAFTVNDVDMEYERLKNMGVEIVDPPTMRPWGAKNMSFLDPDHNLITFRSFPVE; from the coding sequence ATGAAAGTAGGTGAGGTATGCTTCATGACCAGCGATGTAATTCGTTTGTCTGAATTCTATAAGACATTGTTAGGGGTAGAAAACGGCAGCAGTGATCCTGTGCACCAGGCAATTCTAACGGAAGAAACTTCATTAACTATTTACAATGATGGACTTGTACGGAATGTAAACCCACACAATATCTGCATTGCTTTTACAGTAAATGATGTTGATATGGAATATGAACGCTTAAAAAACATGGGAGTAGAAATCGTTGATCCTCCAACCATGCGGCCATGGGGAGCTAAGAATATGAGTTTCCTGGACCCGGATCATAACTTAATTACGTTTAGAAGCTTTCCGGTAGAGTAA
- a CDS encoding MBL fold metallo-hydrolase — MKKLVKNNVNWVGIIDWELESFHGADYSINHGSSQNAYLIQEEKTVLIDTVWKPHSTEFVDNLEKEIDLKEIDFIVANHGEVDHSGSLPALMEKIPGTPIYCTANGVKSLTGQYHHPEWNYQVVKTGDSVDIGNGKKLVFVEMKMLHWPDSMATYLTGDNILFSNDAFGQHFAVEELFNDKADKCRLWEEALKYYANILTPFSPLVKKKVEEIQGLNIPIDIIATSHGAIWRENALQIVEKYYEWSQDYQEDQITVVYDTMWDGTKQLAHKISAEIAEISPETRVKIFNISKADKNDIMTEVFKSKAIALGSPTVGNNILSSVGGWLDFLKELKFKHKKAAVFGCYGWSGEGTKVLRERLTDAGFSVVEAEAKCQWNPRDEDFDRAAGIAKALCE; from the coding sequence ATGAAGAAACTTGTAAAGAACAATGTAAACTGGGTCGGTATTATTGATTGGGAGCTGGAATCCTTCCATGGAGCCGACTACTCCATCAATCATGGCTCCAGCCAGAACGCTTATTTGATTCAGGAGGAAAAAACCGTATTGATCGATACGGTGTGGAAGCCTCATTCCACAGAGTTTGTAGATAATCTGGAAAAAGAAATCGATTTAAAAGAGATTGACTTTATTGTAGCCAACCACGGAGAGGTGGATCACAGCGGCTCCTTGCCAGCTTTGATGGAAAAGATTCCGGGAACCCCTATTTACTGTACTGCCAATGGCGTTAAGTCTCTTACCGGACAGTACCATCACCCGGAATGGAATTATCAGGTGGTAAAAACCGGAGATTCCGTTGATATTGGAAACGGGAAAAAGCTTGTGTTCGTGGAAATGAAGATGCTGCACTGGCCTGACAGCATGGCAACCTACTTGACCGGAGACAATATACTCTTTTCCAACGATGCCTTTGGTCAGCATTTTGCTGTGGAAGAACTGTTTAATGACAAGGCTGACAAGTGCAGGCTTTGGGAAGAGGCTCTTAAGTACTATGCCAACATCTTAACACCATTTTCACCTCTGGTTAAAAAGAAAGTGGAAGAAATTCAGGGACTGAACATTCCGATTGATATCATTGCCACCAGCCATGGTGCGATCTGGAGAGAGAATGCCTTACAGATCGTTGAAAAGTACTACGAGTGGTCCCAGGATTACCAGGAGGACCAGATTACAGTGGTTTACGATACCATGTGGGATGGAACCAAGCAGCTGGCCCATAAGATCAGTGCTGAAATCGCTGAAATTTCTCCTGAGACCAGAGTAAAGATCTTTAACATTTCAAAGGCAGATAAAAATGATATTATGACGGAAGTATTTAAATCAAAGGCCATTGCCTTAGGCTCTCCAACGGTAGGAAACAATATTTTATCTTCTGTTGGCGGATGGCTTGACTTCTTAAAGGAATTAAAGTTCAAACATAAAAAAGCGGCTGTATTCGGCTGCTACGGCTGGAGCGGGGAAGGCACAAAGGTCCTTCGTGAAAGGCTGACGGATGCAGGCTTTTCCGTTGTGGAAGCAGAAGCCAAATGTCAGTGGAACCCAAGAGATGAGGACTTTGACAGAGCTGCCGGAATTGCTAAAGCATTGTGTGAATAA
- the ric gene encoding iron-sulfur cluster repair di-iron protein, which produces MITLQMKLSDIVKAYPRAVDIFNDFHIDYCCGGKDHLLDALKELSIDPKSFMDVMNKKLADAKNKTSNGEVLNVDQLMDMEVPDLIDYIIDTYHTKERRLIAEIDGLMNKVLLVHYEHHQSQLVSLHSLFSDLKKELEEHFAKEEKLVFPYMKKSFSESKSDGYVKELEDEHDAAGDLIKEITACTNDFKAPEGACASYRMLFEKLNELIKDIYNHIFTENSLLFPKYEGGR; this is translated from the coding sequence ATGATTACACTTCAAATGAAATTAAGTGACATTGTTAAGGCTTATCCAAGAGCCGTTGATATTTTTAATGACTTTCACATTGACTATTGCTGCGGTGGAAAGGACCACCTTCTAGATGCCTTAAAGGAGCTTTCCATTGACCCCAAGAGCTTTATGGATGTGATGAATAAAAAACTGGCGGACGCTAAGAATAAAACCAGTAACGGTGAGGTTCTAAACGTAGACCAGCTTATGGATATGGAAGTCCCTGATCTGATTGACTATATTATTGACACCTATCATACAAAGGAAAGAAGGCTCATTGCAGAAATAGACGGCCTGATGAACAAAGTCCTTCTTGTCCATTATGAGCATCATCAGTCTCAGCTGGTTTCCCTTCACAGCCTTTTCTCTGATTTGAAAAAAGAGCTGGAAGAACATTTTGCCAAAGAAGAAAAACTGGTTTTCCCATACATGAAAAAAAGCTTTTCCGAAAGCAAAAGCGACGGTTACGTAAAGGAGCTGGAGGATGAGCATGATGCAGCTGGAGACCTCATTAAGGAGATTACAGCCTGCACCAATGATTTTAAGGCTCCCGAAGGCGCATGTGCTTCCTACCGCATGCTGTTTGAGAAACTAAACGAACTGATTAAGGATATTTATAACCATATATTCACTGAAAACTCACTGTTATTTCCAAAGTATGAGGGAGGACGTTAA